The genomic segment CGGTAATAAACGCGACCAGCCCGCTCCCTACTGCAAGTCCTCCACCCAGCCCGATCAAAATAAGCAACAAGTACTTGATGACGCTCATTTCTTCGTCCGTTGGTTTTCCTTGTTTTCATTTTGTATGTAGTATTGATCAAGGCTTTGCTGATACATAAACAATTCCACTTCTAGGGGACTAGGCTCTTCGTTGATTTTTTTCTGGAAGATATGATTGAAAAACAGAATCATCCCCAAGCCGATTCCGATGGAGTAAGGAATTTGCATCCACAAAGGCTGATGGCTTTTTTCACCGGTAATCAAATAGTAGATTCGTTCGTGAACCTGCATCATACTGACATCGGTATGGAAATTCATGATCGCCAATCCTGAGCCAATGAACAGCAAAATCCATACCATCGCCACCAAAATCGGGTTCGATTTCTTTCGTGGATTGAGCACTTCCACAATGATTTGGGGAGAACCCTGGACGTCCAGTTCCACATCAGGATAGACAGAACGCAGCCTTTTAATCACCTGCATAATATCGATAATGATCAAATTGCCATCCGTTGGCTTTGTCTGGTAAATGGGCATCCGCTTTAACGCTTCCTCGCGCTCTCCATCCCAGTAAAGCTGGCAAATGTCCCCAAGCGTAATCATGGCTTGTGGCTGTACGGCCAATCGCTTTCTCAGGCGCAGAAACAACGCGTCTTTCATGGTACCTTCCCCTTCCATCACATACCTGATTATTCGCTAGTATGTGCCGAGCCACAAAAGCCATGCAAATAAACGGAAATGAACGTTTATTTGCTGACCGCAAGCGGTCACATTCTGTTTAATGAAAAACGTCGAGTCGTTTTTCACAAAACAAAACACCCCAGCCACGTAGTGACCGGAGTGTTTGCATCTGTTAATGCTCAATTTGGTCTTTGATCGTTTGCAAAATGCGCTTCTCGAGCCGCGATACCTGCACTTGCGAGATTCCCAGTCTCTCCGCTACTTCCGACTGCGTCTGATCCTTGTAGTAGCGCAAGTAGACAATAAGTTGTTCCCGCTCGCTCAATCGACTGATCGCATCCTTGAGTGCAATTTTTTCAAACCATTTGTTGACCCCTTCATCCGCAATCTGATCGATCAACGTAATGGGGTCTCCGTCGTTTTCAAAAACCGTTTCATGGATGGAAGAAGGTGCCCGATTTGCTTCTTGCGCAAACACAACTTCTTCTGGTGTAATCCCCACCGCGTCCGCTACCTCAGCAATCGTGGGTGCGCGACCGAATTGCTTGTACAGCTCATCCTTTGTTCGTCGTACCTTATTGGCTGTTTCTTTGAGTGATCGACTTACCTTGACTGTACCGTCATCGCGTAAAAAGCGTTGAATTTCTCCAATAATCATCGGCACAGCATAGGTTGAGAATCGAACATCATAGGAGAGATCAAACTTGTCAACGGCCTTCAAAAGACCAATACAACCGATCTGAAACAAATCATCCGCTTCATATCCACGGTTGATAAAGCGCTGGACGACGGACCAGACCAGCCGAATATTGCTGTTGACGAGAAGCTCTCTTGCCTCAGTGTCTCCAGCCTGACTTTTGGCGATTAACTCTTTTACTTGGTCATTGGTCAGAAATGGTTGACTCGCGTTTTTGATATCGGCACCCATAGGCACTACCCCTAATTTTGCAAGGCTTTGGCAAACGCCAGGCGTTTGGTGAGGCGCACAGTTGTCCCTTTACCCACAACTGTTGCCACTTCCAAAGAATCCATGAAATTCTCCATAATCGTAAAGCCCATTCCAGAACGCTCAAGCTCTGGTTTCGTCGTATAGAGTGGCTGCATAGCCTGCTCCACATCCTCAATTCCTCGTCCATTGTCTTCTACAATCAGATCAATGCTGTCCTCTTCAATACGCACAGAGATCTGTACCACACCCTCTGGATTTTCGTCATAACCATGAATAATGGCATTCGTAACCGCCTCGGAAATAACGGTTTTAATTTCTTCCAGCTCGTCCATCGTAATATCGAGTTGGGAAATGAAGGCTGCAACTGCTACACG from the Brevibacillus brevis genome contains:
- the sigF gene encoding RNA polymerase sporulation sigma factor SigF; this encodes MGADIKNASQPFLTNDQVKELIAKSQAGDTEARELLVNSNIRLVWSVVQRFINRGYEADDLFQIGCIGLLKAVDKFDLSYDVRFSTYAVPMIIGEIQRFLRDDGTVKVSRSLKETANKVRRTKDELYKQFGRAPTIAEVADAVGITPEEVVFAQEANRAPSSIHETVFENDGDPITLIDQIADEGVNKWFEKIALKDAISRLSEREQLIVYLRYYKDQTQSEVAERLGISQVQVSRLEKRILQTIKDQIEH
- the spoIIAB gene encoding anti-sigma F factor, producing the protein MMVQRNFMSVSFAALSQNEAFARVAVAAFISQLDITMDELEEIKTVISEAVTNAIIHGYDENPEGVVQISVRIEEDSIDLIVEDNGRGIEDVEQAMQPLYTTKPELERSGMGFTIMENFMDSLEVATVVGKGTTVRLTKRLAFAKALQN
- a CDS encoding stage V sporulation protein AA codes for the protein MKDALFLRLRKRLAVQPQAMITLGDICQLYWDGEREEALKRMPIYQTKPTDGNLIIIDIMQVIKRLRSVYPDVELDVQGSPQIIVEVLNPRKKSNPILVAMVWILLFIGSGLAIMNFHTDVSMMQVHERIYYLITGEKSHQPLWMQIPYSIGIGLGMILFFNHIFQKKINEEPSPLEVELFMYQQSLDQYYIQNENKENQRTKK